Proteins from a single region of Acinonyx jubatus isolate Ajub_Pintada_27869175 chromosome D3, VMU_Ajub_asm_v1.0, whole genome shotgun sequence:
- the LOC106985465 gene encoding uncharacterized protein LOC106985465 isoform X1, giving the protein MAAPTFTARLYSLLFRRTSTFALTIAVGALFFERAFDQGADAIYEHINEGSCLTLRPRKTLPTNAVRLWPGQLSVPMKVLPLFHLLKAVLLAIFNVWEQHLSMLSKHQSVLLGMRIQLAPDPRIICLRN; this is encoded by the exons ATGGCGGCCCCGACGTTTACTGCGAGGTTATACTCCCTGTTGTTCCGCAGGACCTCCACTTTCGCCCTCACCATCGCCGTGGGCGCTTTGTTCTTCGAGCGCGCCTTCGACCAAGGCGCGGACGCGATCTACGAACACATCAACGAGGGG AGCTGTCTGACCTTACGGCCCAGGAAGACTCTGCCCACTAATGCTGTCCGCCTGTGGCCTGGACaactttctgtccctatgaaaGTGTTGCCACTGTTCCATCTCCTGAAAGCAGTTCTGCTGGCCATTTTCAATGTTTGGGAACAGCATTTAAGTATGCTATCAAAACATCAATCTGTGCTTTTAGGAATGAGAATCCAACTAGCTCCTGACCCAAGAATAATATGtttaaggaactaa
- the LOC106985465 gene encoding cytochrome b-c1 complex subunit 9 isoform X2 — protein MAAPTFTARLYSLLFRRTSTFALTIAVGALFFERAFDQGADAIYEHINEGKLWKHIKHKYENK, from the exons ATGGCGGCCCCGACGTTTACTGCGAGGTTATACTCCCTGTTGTTCCGCAGGACCTCCACTTTCGCCCTCACCATCGCCGTGGGCGCTTTGTTCTTCGAGCGCGCCTTCGACCAAGGCGCGGACGCGATCTACGAACACATCAACGAGGGG AAGCTGTGGAAACACATCAAGCACAAGTATGAGAATAAGTAG
- the LOC106985465 gene encoding cytochrome b-c1 complex subunit 9 isoform X3, with product MAAPTFTARLYSLLFRRTSTFALTIAVGALFFERAFDQGADAIYEHINEGM from the exons ATGGCGGCCCCGACGTTTACTGCGAGGTTATACTCCCTGTTGTTCCGCAGGACCTCCACTTTCGCCCTCACCATCGCCGTGGGCGCTTTGTTCTTCGAGCGCGCCTTCGACCAAGGCGCGGACGCGATCTACGAACACATCAACGAGGGG ATGTGA